In Arthrobacter burdickii, one DNA window encodes the following:
- a CDS encoding cytochrome c oxidase assembly protein: protein MVYVSTTAKDPRQARTGDSPDRAIGTGWLILAGVVVFAALVVALSYSGAAAARQLGDPGALTRWGLPVAKVLNNTAAAATIGALVFAVVLLPRKVGDTGRKPKDGAAEHPAFARVLLLASVSAVAWTLGALGVMVFTYSDAAGLPLSTDPTYTQGLAAFLTDFSTGRAWLVTSIVSAVLATILFGVRSQTGLALTLVLALLNLLPMALIGHSASGDDHNAAVNSIALHLVGICLWMGGIIALAVVSGTLGGQTLPVLKRFSALAGFAFVLVVGSGVVNASLRITDLAQLSSSWGLLVTFKTIATLLLGGIGWMHRQWIIPQLEASSGSTASKLSARRVLWQLVAVELVIMGAVSGVAGALGRTAPPRTEELPTEAGPARILSGYDLPPEPTAARWLTEWRPDWLWITVALTLGVAYILGMVKLHRRGDSWSVPRLLSWLVGMALLTYFTSGAPAIYGMVLFSAHMIDHMALTMVVPLFLVLGAPVTLALKALGARRDGTRGLREWILVIVHSWPSRIITHPLFAAGNFVASIIVFYYSPLFGFALREHVGHELMITHFLLTGYIFVLSMIGSDPVPLRAPYPLRILLLFATMAFHAFFGVTLMGSTSLLEASWFGNMGREWGASALADQQVGGAVTWGVGEIPTLLLAIGVAVMWSRSDARETKRKDRAADRNNDADLEAYNNMFTDLAARDVGPRPGGKPAARATTAGDDE, encoded by the coding sequence ATGGTGTATGTGTCCACAACAGCGAAAGACCCCCGCCAGGCGCGCACCGGCGACTCTCCGGACCGCGCCATCGGCACCGGCTGGCTGATCCTTGCGGGCGTCGTCGTCTTCGCAGCCCTCGTCGTGGCCCTGTCCTACTCGGGAGCGGCCGCCGCACGCCAGCTCGGCGACCCCGGCGCCCTGACGAGGTGGGGCCTGCCCGTCGCCAAGGTGCTCAACAACACCGCGGCTGCCGCCACCATCGGTGCCCTCGTCTTCGCGGTGGTCCTGCTGCCACGGAAGGTCGGCGACACCGGCCGGAAGCCGAAGGACGGTGCGGCCGAGCACCCCGCCTTCGCTCGTGTGCTGCTCCTGGCTTCCGTCTCCGCCGTCGCCTGGACGCTCGGGGCGCTCGGTGTCATGGTCTTCACCTATTCCGACGCCGCGGGCCTGCCGCTGAGCACCGACCCCACGTACACGCAGGGGCTCGCCGCCTTCCTCACCGACTTCTCCACGGGCCGCGCCTGGCTGGTGACCTCCATCGTCTCCGCGGTCCTTGCCACGATCCTCTTCGGTGTCCGGTCGCAGACCGGCCTGGCACTGACGCTGGTGCTGGCGCTCCTCAACCTCCTGCCCATGGCGCTGATCGGCCATTCCGCGAGCGGGGACGACCACAACGCCGCCGTGAACTCGATCGCGCTGCACCTCGTCGGAATCTGCCTGTGGATGGGCGGGATCATCGCCCTGGCCGTCGTCAGCGGCACGCTGGGCGGGCAGACGCTGCCGGTCCTGAAGCGCTTCTCGGCCCTCGCAGGATTCGCCTTCGTCCTCGTGGTCGGCTCCGGAGTGGTGAACGCCAGCCTCCGCATCACGGACCTCGCGCAGCTCAGCTCCTCGTGGGGGCTGCTGGTCACCTTCAAGACCATCGCGACGCTGCTCCTCGGCGGTATCGGCTGGATGCACCGGCAGTGGATCATCCCGCAGCTCGAGGCGTCCTCCGGCAGCACCGCGTCGAAGCTGTCCGCGCGCCGCGTGCTGTGGCAGCTCGTCGCCGTCGAGCTGGTCATCATGGGAGCCGTCTCCGGTGTGGCCGGCGCCCTCGGACGGACCGCGCCTCCGCGTACGGAGGAGCTCCCCACCGAGGCCGGCCCGGCCCGCATCCTGTCCGGTTACGACCTCCCGCCGGAGCCCACCGCGGCCCGCTGGCTGACCGAATGGCGGCCGGACTGGCTCTGGATCACGGTCGCGCTGACGCTGGGCGTCGCCTACATCCTGGGCATGGTGAAGCTGCACCGCCGCGGGGACTCGTGGTCCGTGCCACGGCTCCTCAGCTGGCTCGTGGGCATGGCGCTGCTGACCTACTTCACGTCCGGCGCGCCGGCCATCTACGGCATGGTGCTCTTCAGCGCCCACATGATCGATCACATGGCGCTCACCATGGTGGTGCCGCTGTTCCTGGTGCTCGGCGCGCCCGTGACCCTCGCGCTCAAGGCACTCGGCGCCCGCCGGGACGGCACGCGGGGGCTCCGGGAGTGGATCCTCGTGATCGTGCACTCCTGGCCGTCGAGGATCATCACGCACCCGCTGTTCGCCGCCGGCAACTTCGTGGCGTCCATCATCGTGTTCTACTACTCACCACTGTTCGGCTTCGCCCTGCGCGAGCACGTCGGCCACGAGCTGATGATCACGCACTTCCTCCTCACTGGCTACATCTTCGTGCTCTCGATGATCGGATCGGACCCCGTTCCGCTCCGCGCGCCCTACCCCCTCCGGATCCTGCTCCTCTTCGCGACCATGGCCTTCCACGCCTTCTTCGGTGTGACCCTGATGGGTTCGACGTCCCTGCTCGAGGCATCCTGGTTCGGCAACATGGGCCGCGAGTGGGGTGCCTCGGCCCTCGCCGACCAGCAGGTGGGCGGCGCGGTGACCTGGGGAGTCGGCGAGATCCCGACCCTCCTCCTCGCGATCGGCGTGGCCGTCATGTGGTCGCGGTCGGACGCGCGGGAAACCAAGCGCAAGGACCGGGCGGCGGACAGGAATAACGACGCCGATCTCGAGGCTTACAACAACATGTTCACCGACCTCGCCGCGCGCGACGTCGGACCCCGTCCGGGAGGCAAGCCCGCGGCGCGGGCCACCACAGCAGGAGACGATGAATGA
- a CDS encoding helicase HerA-like domain-containing protein yields the protein MPEQDAAARIADIAAGYVFDGPTLHLGAALVDGTLHADAQVRLPLAMMNRHGLIAGATGTGKTVTLQVLAEQLSAQGVPVFLSDIKGDLTGLARPGTASDRLAERAASVGQDWTPTAFPVEFLSLGGDGAGIPVRATISSFGPLLLSRVMDLNETQESSLQLVFHYADRNGLELYNLADLRAVIGFLTSDEGKGALASLGGLSRATAGVILRELVTLEAQGMDAFFGEPEFDTADLLRTAVDGRGMITALELVAAQQKPRLFSTFLMWLLADLFAELPEVGDVDKPRLVFFLDEAHLLFAGSSKAFRESIQATVRLIRSKGVGIFFITQTPRDIPGEVLGQLANRIQHALRAFTPDDAKALRATVSTFPMSPYDLAEVLTSAGIGEAVVTVMNERGAPTPVAWTRLRSPESVLGRAPEGTVPAVVASSALLSEYSQAIDGYSAYEKLTGRPIPAALPGASSPVPAGPPGDAVPDRSADMSRDDRDAEAQRIEEEILGMPSRPSPGGGRRSGRDERERGVPRAEQDGGTGRPSAQRGPDRDEMADLALKAAGVIGRELARGLFGTKRRKGRWY from the coding sequence ATGCCCGAACAGGATGCCGCCGCCCGGATCGCCGACATCGCCGCGGGATACGTCTTCGACGGTCCCACCCTGCACCTCGGCGCAGCCCTCGTGGACGGGACACTCCACGCCGACGCGCAGGTGCGCCTCCCGCTCGCCATGATGAACCGGCACGGCCTGATCGCGGGTGCCACGGGGACCGGCAAGACCGTGACCCTCCAGGTCCTGGCGGAGCAGCTCTCCGCGCAGGGAGTCCCCGTCTTCCTCTCCGATATCAAGGGAGACCTGACGGGCCTGGCGCGGCCGGGCACTGCCTCCGACCGGCTGGCCGAGCGGGCGGCGAGCGTCGGCCAGGACTGGACCCCCACAGCATTCCCGGTCGAGTTCCTCTCACTCGGCGGCGACGGAGCCGGCATCCCCGTCCGCGCCACCATCTCCTCCTTCGGGCCCCTGCTCCTCAGCCGCGTGATGGACCTCAATGAGACGCAGGAATCGAGCCTGCAGCTCGTGTTCCACTATGCCGACAGGAACGGCCTCGAGCTCTACAACCTCGCCGATCTGCGCGCTGTCATCGGCTTCCTCACCTCCGACGAGGGCAAGGGAGCCCTCGCGTCACTCGGCGGCCTCTCCAGGGCGACGGCCGGCGTGATCCTGCGCGAACTGGTCACCCTCGAGGCGCAGGGCATGGACGCCTTCTTCGGCGAACCCGAGTTCGACACCGCGGACCTGCTGCGTACCGCCGTGGACGGACGCGGCATGATCACGGCGCTGGAGCTCGTGGCCGCGCAGCAGAAACCGCGGCTCTTCTCGACGTTCCTGATGTGGCTGCTCGCGGACCTGTTCGCCGAGCTGCCGGAGGTCGGCGACGTCGACAAGCCCCGCCTCGTGTTCTTCCTCGACGAGGCGCACCTGCTCTTCGCCGGTTCCTCGAAGGCCTTTCGGGAATCGATCCAGGCCACCGTGCGGCTCATCCGGTCCAAGGGCGTTGGGATCTTCTTCATCACGCAGACGCCCAGGGACATTCCTGGGGAGGTCCTCGGCCAGCTGGCCAACCGGATCCAGCACGCCCTGCGCGCGTTCACGCCCGACGACGCGAAGGCATTGCGCGCCACCGTGTCGACCTTCCCGATGAGCCCGTACGACCTGGCGGAAGTCCTGACGTCCGCCGGAATCGGCGAGGCCGTCGTCACCGTCATGAACGAGCGCGGAGCCCCGACACCGGTTGCGTGGACCCGCCTGCGCTCCCCCGAGTCGGTTCTGGGCAGGGCGCCGGAGGGAACGGTTCCCGCTGTCGTCGCCTCGTCAGCTCTCCTGTCGGAGTACAGCCAGGCCATTGACGGTTACTCCGCCTACGAGAAGCTGACCGGTCGGCCGATACCTGCCGCTCTCCCGGGCGCTTCCTCTCCCGTCCCTGCCGGCCCACCCGGCGACGCGGTTCCCGATCGGTCGGCGGACATGTCCAGGGACGATCGCGACGCCGAGGCACAACGCATCGAGGAGGAGATCCTCGGGATGCCGTCCCGGCCCTCGCCGGGCGGCGGTCGCCGCTCAGGACGGGACGAGCGGGAGCGCGGCGTCCCTCGCGCGGAGCAGGACGGCGGCACGGGCCGGCCGTCGGCCCAGCGCGGACCGGACAGGGACGAGATGGCCGACCTTGCCCTGAAGGCAGCCGGCGTCATCGGCAGGGAGCTCGCGCGGGGTCTGTTCGGCACGAAACGCCGGAAGGGCCGTTGGTACTGA
- a CDS encoding SDR family oxidoreductase has translation MTAAPATGTATARDGQRRALVVGATGIAGSALVEKLTAEGWPVLALSRTPGAERDGVRRLSADLTSAESLAAVLAPENPTHVFFTAWSRRDTEEENISVNAGMLRDLLAALRGKDVAHVALMTGLKHYLGPFEAYAAGEMADTPFHEEEPRLPVPNFYYAQEDELFAAAAEQGFTWSVHRSHTVIGHAVGNAMNMGLTLAAQATLCRESGEPFVFPGSETQWNGLTDMTDAGLLAEHMLWASTTPAAADEAFNIVNGDVFRWRWMWPRLAAYFGVEWEGYAGAPRPLEQAMAGREDQWAELAQRHGLAEPRLDRVASWWHTDSDLGRDIEVVTDMGKSRDAGFTGYRRTSDAFLSLFDRYRADNLIP, from the coding sequence ATGACGGCAGCACCCGCAACAGGAACCGCAACAGCTCGCGACGGACAGCGGAGGGCTCTCGTGGTCGGAGCCACGGGTATCGCCGGGTCGGCCCTGGTAGAGAAGCTCACCGCGGAGGGATGGCCCGTGCTGGCGCTGTCCCGCACGCCCGGAGCGGAGCGCGACGGCGTGCGCCGGCTGTCGGCGGACCTGACGTCGGCCGAGTCCTTGGCAGCCGTCCTCGCGCCGGAGAACCCCACGCACGTCTTCTTCACGGCGTGGTCGCGGCGCGACACCGAGGAGGAGAACATCTCGGTCAATGCCGGCATGCTGCGCGACCTGCTGGCCGCCCTCCGCGGCAAGGACGTGGCCCATGTGGCCCTCATGACGGGCCTCAAGCACTACCTCGGCCCGTTCGAGGCGTACGCGGCCGGGGAGATGGCGGACACTCCGTTCCACGAGGAGGAGCCGCGCCTGCCGGTGCCGAACTTCTACTACGCGCAGGAGGACGAGCTGTTCGCGGCGGCGGCGGAGCAGGGGTTCACCTGGTCGGTGCACCGCTCCCACACGGTGATCGGCCACGCGGTGGGCAATGCCATGAACATGGGCCTCACACTCGCGGCCCAGGCGACCCTCTGCCGGGAGTCGGGCGAGCCGTTCGTCTTCCCGGGCTCGGAGACGCAGTGGAACGGGCTGACCGACATGACCGACGCCGGGCTGCTGGCCGAGCACATGCTCTGGGCATCGACGACCCCCGCTGCGGCCGACGAAGCCTTCAACATCGTCAACGGCGATGTGTTCCGGTGGCGCTGGATGTGGCCGAGGCTCGCCGCCTACTTCGGCGTCGAGTGGGAGGGCTATGCCGGCGCACCGCGACCGCTCGAGCAGGCCATGGCCGGACGGGAGGACCAGTGGGCGGAGCTCGCTCAGCGCCACGGGCTGGCCGAACCGCGGCTGGACCGCGTGGCCTCCTGGTGGCACACGGACAGCGACCTGGGCCGGGACATCGAGGTGGTGACCGACATGGGCAAGAGCAGGGACGCCGGCTTCACGGGGTACCGGCGGACATCCGACGCCTTCCTCTCGCTCTTCGACCGCTACCGCGCCGACAACCTCATCCCCTGA
- a CDS encoding NHL domain-containing thioredoxin family protein, whose amino-acid sequence MTETTVRTGYRVRGSELTGRNWLNTGGRQLQLEDLRGKIVILDFWTFCCINCLHVLDELRPLEEQYSDVLVTVGVHSPKFEHEADPVALAAAVERYDIHHPVLDDPELTTWQAYTARAWPTLVVIDPEGYIVAHLSGEGHAAGLTSLVEELVAEHEAKGTLHRGNGPYVPAESTAGDLKFPGKLLALPATGTFLAGDTGHHRLVELEADLVTVRRTIGSGIKGFRDGGADEAQFNEPQGVALLPAELASEVGYDVVVADSVNHRLRGVTLATGEVRTLAGNGTQRLLDAGNHTKTGRQENASEVGAPSETPRLTETQLGTDALNVSLSSPWDVLYSSVLDRVVVAMAGTHQIFSFDPRTSAVEVLAGTGLEGLLDGDASEAWFAQSSGLAEGADGTVWIADSETSSVRFLTFAEVDGRSTVQVRTAVGTGLFDFGFRDGDADQARLQHPLGVAALPDGSIAIADTYNGAVRRYDPATRQVSTLLRGLSEPSDVLVDMTPVAEGGDPLLIVVEANRHQLVRVPLPKEALAVDEGASQTQRPKTPMSAGPVALTVRFTAPKGQKLDDRWGDPTQLKISASPESLLVSGGGTSTGLTRELVLAPGAGDGVLHITARAASCDGEPGGEIPDHAACHLYQQDWGIPVTVTADGATDLTLDLRGLD is encoded by the coding sequence ATGACCGAGACCACCGTGCGCACCGGCTACCGCGTGCGCGGCTCAGAGCTGACCGGCCGTAACTGGCTCAACACCGGCGGCAGGCAGCTGCAGCTCGAGGATCTCCGGGGCAAGATCGTGATCCTCGACTTCTGGACGTTCTGCTGCATCAATTGCCTGCACGTCCTCGACGAGTTGCGGCCCCTCGAGGAGCAGTACTCGGACGTGCTCGTGACCGTCGGCGTGCATTCCCCGAAATTCGAGCACGAGGCGGATCCCGTGGCCCTCGCAGCCGCCGTCGAGCGCTACGACATCCACCACCCCGTCCTCGACGACCCCGAGCTCACCACCTGGCAGGCCTACACGGCACGGGCCTGGCCGACGCTCGTGGTCATCGACCCCGAGGGCTACATCGTGGCGCACCTGTCCGGCGAGGGGCATGCCGCCGGCCTGACCTCCCTCGTGGAGGAGCTCGTCGCCGAGCACGAGGCCAAGGGCACGCTGCACCGGGGGAACGGCCCGTACGTGCCGGCCGAGAGCACCGCGGGCGACCTCAAGTTCCCGGGCAAGCTGCTCGCCCTGCCCGCCACCGGCACCTTCCTCGCCGGTGATACGGGTCACCACCGGCTCGTCGAGCTCGAGGCGGACCTCGTCACCGTGCGCCGCACCATCGGCTCCGGCATAAAGGGCTTCCGCGACGGAGGTGCCGACGAGGCGCAGTTCAACGAGCCCCAGGGCGTCGCCCTCCTGCCGGCCGAACTGGCCTCCGAGGTCGGGTACGACGTCGTCGTCGCCGACTCCGTCAACCACCGCCTGCGCGGCGTGACCCTCGCCACCGGCGAGGTGCGCACCCTCGCCGGCAACGGGACCCAGCGCCTGCTGGACGCCGGGAACCACACGAAGACGGGGCGGCAGGAGAACGCCTCCGAGGTCGGCGCCCCGAGCGAGACCCCGCGCCTCACGGAGACCCAGCTCGGCACGGACGCGCTGAACGTCTCGCTGTCCTCCCCGTGGGACGTGCTGTACTCGTCGGTGTTGGACCGCGTGGTCGTCGCCATGGCCGGCACGCACCAGATCTTCAGCTTCGACCCCCGCACCTCCGCCGTCGAGGTCCTGGCGGGAACGGGCCTCGAGGGACTGCTCGACGGCGACGCCTCCGAGGCGTGGTTCGCCCAGTCCTCCGGCCTCGCCGAAGGCGCGGACGGCACGGTCTGGATCGCCGATTCCGAGACCTCGTCGGTCCGCTTCCTGACCTTTGCCGAGGTGGACGGACGCAGCACGGTGCAGGTACGGACGGCCGTCGGAACCGGCCTCTTCGACTTCGGCTTCCGTGACGGCGACGCGGACCAGGCGCGCCTCCAGCACCCGCTGGGCGTCGCGGCGCTCCCCGACGGCTCCATCGCCATCGCCGACACCTACAACGGTGCCGTGCGCCGCTACGACCCGGCCACCCGCCAGGTGTCCACGCTGCTGCGCGGCCTCTCCGAACCGTCCGACGTCCTCGTGGACATGACGCCCGTGGCCGAGGGCGGGGATCCGCTGCTCATCGTCGTCGAGGCCAACCGGCACCAGCTGGTCCGGGTGCCCCTGCCCAAGGAGGCGCTCGCCGTCGACGAGGGCGCGTCCCAGACGCAGCGGCCCAAGACCCCGATGTCCGCGGGCCCCGTAGCCCTGACCGTGCGCTTCACAGCCCCGAAGGGGCAGAAGCTCGACGACCGCTGGGGCGATCCCACGCAGCTGAAGATCAGCGCGTCGCCCGAATCCCTCCTGGTGTCCGGGGGCGGCACGTCGACCGGGCTGACGCGCGAGCTCGTGCTCGCGCCAGGGGCCGGCGACGGCGTCCTGCACATCACCGCGCGGGCCGCGTCCTGCGACGGCGAGCCGGGCGGCGAGATCCCCGACCACGCCGCGTGCCACCTGTACCAGCAGGACTGGGGCATCCCCGTTACCGTGACGGCCGACGGCGCCACGGACCTGACCCTGGACCTGCGCGGACTCGACTGA
- a CDS encoding carbohydrate ABC transporter permease translates to MTNTTTRGKVLWTVVTILVLIYALFPVISILATSFKAPSDLTSGKFLPTSGKATTSNYEQILVGDAQGLFLSALRNSIGISLIATFIAVVLATLCAYAIARLDFPGKKLVLTTALAVSIFPVISIVTPLFNLWRTIGLYDTWLGLIIPYLSLTLPISIWTLAAFFRQIPWELEQAAQVDGATTWQAFRKAIVPLAAPGVFTTAIIAFFIAWNDFVYGISLTSTEAARPVPAALAFFTGASQFEAPTGAISAAAIIVTIPIVLLVLLFQRQIVSGLTSGAVKG, encoded by the coding sequence ATGACGAATACAACTACCAGGGGCAAGGTCCTCTGGACCGTCGTCACGATCCTCGTCCTGATCTACGCGCTGTTCCCCGTGATCTCGATCCTCGCGACGTCCTTCAAGGCGCCGAGCGATCTGACGAGCGGCAAGTTCCTGCCGACCTCGGGCAAGGCCACCACCAGCAACTATGAGCAGATCCTCGTCGGCGACGCACAGGGACTGTTCCTCTCGGCCCTGCGCAACTCGATCGGCATCTCGCTGATCGCCACGTTCATCGCCGTCGTGCTGGCCACCCTGTGCGCCTACGCGATCGCCCGGCTCGACTTCCCGGGCAAGAAGCTGGTGCTCACCACGGCACTGGCGGTCTCGATCTTCCCCGTCATCTCGATCGTGACGCCGCTGTTCAACCTGTGGCGCACCATCGGCCTCTACGACACCTGGCTCGGGCTGATCATCCCCTACCTGTCGCTGACCCTGCCGATCTCCATCTGGACCCTCGCCGCCTTCTTCCGGCAGATCCCATGGGAGCTCGAGCAGGCCGCGCAGGTGGACGGCGCGACGACATGGCAGGCCTTCCGCAAGGCGATCGTGCCGCTGGCCGCTCCCGGGGTGTTCACCACGGCGATCATCGCGTTCTTCATCGCCTGGAACGACTTCGTGTACGGGATCTCGCTGACCTCCACCGAGGCGGCACGGCCGGTTCCCGCAGCGCTCGCGTTCTTTACCGGTGCTTCGCAGTTCGAGGCACCGACAGGAGCCATCTCGGCGGCGGCGATCATCGTCACCATCCCGATCGTCCTCCTGGTCCTGCTCTTCCAACGCCAGATCGTCTCGGGCCTGACCTCGGGCGCCGTCAAGGGCTAA
- a CDS encoding LTA synthase family protein, which produces MSGRILQVTRRVGVAVGHVLVYLLIWAGLVLLIAAAGIRFYWGTISVSQMLMNLVSVETDGGGGSIVWVGILGVGVAPVLITVGIAVWQHYRRRARRRSGEDLRPDRRQWILRTVSTALVATVVIGGATAFSTTVGIGDYIRAANSDYDLGDYYVEPTVTSDADKRNLVLIFLEAGEATLEDEQLFEKDAFAPLKEVTSAADGWQSVEDFQQYESGGWTMAGIVGTQCGVPLKAGGSAAGSAPSNDLGGGADTYLGGLTCLGDVLDEHGYTSAFLGGANASFAAKDVFLETHGYSEEKDLSDWRAAGEQERSFRSDWGLSDERLMANARDEIDRLHAEAEATGEPFNLSMLTLDTHEPVHVYDYCDVDTQNVVTSVYSCSMTQVAGFVDYMKDKGYLEDTAVVITGDHLKLMSAGNAFHEQLDHHENRTVFNRVWVPGGAPALRPRVDQLNMYPTILEAAGLTLQDHAAGLGVSAFAPEVPAGSAQALKPDLYAELLDANSQQFYTEVWAGEGTGQEP; this is translated from the coding sequence ATGTCTGGCCGGATTCTTCAGGTGACCCGACGGGTCGGCGTGGCCGTGGGGCACGTCCTGGTCTACCTCCTGATCTGGGCGGGACTCGTCCTGCTCATCGCCGCCGCGGGCATCCGCTTCTACTGGGGCACGATCTCCGTCAGCCAGATGCTCATGAACCTCGTCTCCGTCGAGACCGACGGCGGGGGCGGATCCATCGTGTGGGTCGGCATCCTGGGGGTCGGTGTCGCGCCCGTGCTCATCACCGTCGGGATCGCCGTGTGGCAGCACTACCGGCGCCGCGCACGCCGCCGCAGCGGAGAGGACCTGCGTCCGGATCGCCGGCAGTGGATCCTGCGCACCGTCTCCACCGCCCTGGTGGCCACGGTGGTCATCGGCGGGGCCACGGCCTTCTCCACCACGGTGGGTATCGGGGACTACATCAGGGCGGCGAACTCGGACTACGACCTCGGCGACTATTACGTGGAACCGACCGTGACCAGCGATGCGGACAAGCGCAACCTGGTGCTGATCTTCCTCGAGGCAGGCGAGGCCACCCTCGAGGACGAGCAGCTGTTCGAGAAGGACGCGTTCGCACCGCTCAAGGAGGTCACCAGTGCCGCCGACGGCTGGCAGAGCGTGGAGGACTTCCAGCAGTACGAGAGCGGAGGCTGGACCATGGCCGGCATCGTCGGGACGCAGTGCGGCGTCCCGCTGAAGGCCGGAGGCTCCGCCGCGGGCAGCGCCCCCTCGAACGACCTCGGCGGCGGCGCCGACACCTACCTGGGCGGGCTGACCTGCCTGGGCGACGTCCTGGATGAGCACGGCTACACCAGCGCCTTTTTGGGCGGCGCCAACGCCTCCTTCGCCGCCAAGGACGTCTTTTTGGAGACCCACGGCTACTCCGAGGAGAAGGACCTCTCCGACTGGCGTGCCGCGGGCGAGCAGGAGAGGAGCTTCCGTAGCGACTGGGGCCTGAGCGATGAGCGCCTGATGGCGAACGCCCGCGACGAGATCGACCGGCTGCACGCCGAGGCGGAGGCCACCGGCGAGCCGTTCAACCTGTCCATGCTGACGCTGGACACCCACGAGCCCGTGCACGTCTACGACTACTGCGACGTGGACACCCAGAACGTGGTCACCTCCGTGTACTCCTGCTCCATGACCCAGGTGGCCGGCTTCGTGGACTACATGAAGGACAAGGGCTACCTCGAGGACACCGCCGTCGTGATCACCGGCGACCACCTCAAGCTCATGAGCGCCGGCAACGCGTTCCACGAGCAGCTGGACCACCACGAGAACCGCACCGTCTTCAACCGGGTCTGGGTTCCCGGCGGGGCGCCCGCGCTGCGCCCGCGCGTGGACCAGCTGAACATGTACCCCACGATCCTCGAGGCCGCCGGCCTGACCCTGCAGGACCATGCGGCCGGACTGGGCGTGTCCGCCTTCGCACCCGAGGTCCCTGCCGGCTCGGCCCAGGCCCTGAAGCCGGATCTCTATGCGGAACTGCTGGACGCGAATTCCCAGCAGTTCTATACGGAGGTCTGGGCCGGCGAGGGCACGGGCCAGGAGCCCTGA
- a CDS encoding ABC transporter ATP-binding protein: MASITLNHLVKKYGDGFPAVNDVSIDIADGEFIILVGPSGCGKSTLLRMIVGLEDITDGDLLINGQRVNDKAPRDRNLAMVFQNYALYPHLTVYENIAFPLRLAKGKHSEEQVDKLVTEAAATLELTDHLQRKPANLSGGQRQRVAMGRAIVRQADAFLFDEPLSNLDAKLRGQMRSEISQMQRRLGVTSVYVTHDQTEAMTLGDRVAVLKKGELQQIASPRELYEQPINLFVAGFIGSPSMNFLPATLEGNILRTAVGDLEIPAEKARKAAGKKVVLVGVRPEFFEDAKLVEDHKRSNGSTFNATLTHTEWLGNEQYGYINFDPAPEMRELLNNLARDMDADELRPQVVVTLDAASRIRGGREAELWLDTRKLHLFDAETGENLTRDAEAGAELTRQAGEERAEEIEIAQQADGHGNGNGTGFSSGTSGRTGGAPNAQGNGAPVDAGASRSGGATAAGGKHTSG, encoded by the coding sequence ATGGCTTCAATCACCCTCAACCACCTCGTCAAGAAGTACGGCGACGGCTTCCCCGCCGTCAACGACGTCAGCATCGACATCGCCGACGGCGAGTTCATCATCCTCGTGGGCCCGTCCGGCTGCGGGAAGTCGACGCTGCTGCGCATGATCGTGGGCCTGGAGGACATCACCGACGGCGACCTGCTCATCAACGGACAGCGCGTGAACGACAAGGCGCCGCGCGACCGCAACCTGGCGATGGTGTTCCAGAACTACGCGCTGTACCCGCACCTCACCGTGTACGAGAACATCGCGTTCCCGTTGCGCCTGGCCAAGGGCAAGCACTCCGAGGAGCAGGTGGACAAGCTCGTCACCGAGGCCGCGGCCACCCTGGAACTCACGGATCACCTGCAGCGCAAGCCGGCCAACCTCTCCGGCGGCCAGCGGCAGCGCGTCGCGATGGGCCGCGCGATCGTGCGGCAGGCGGACGCCTTCCTCTTCGACGAGCCGCTCTCCAACCTGGACGCCAAGCTCCGCGGCCAGATGCGGTCGGAGATCTCCCAAATGCAGCGCCGGCTGGGCGTCACCTCCGTCTACGTGACCCACGACCAGACCGAGGCCATGACGCTCGGTGACCGCGTGGCCGTCCTGAAGAAGGGCGAACTGCAGCAGATCGCCTCACCGCGCGAGCTGTACGAGCAGCCCATCAACCTCTTCGTGGCCGGGTTCATCGGCTCACCGTCGATGAACTTCCTGCCCGCCACCCTCGAGGGGAACATCCTCCGGACGGCCGTCGGCGACCTGGAGATCCCCGCCGAGAAGGCCCGGAAGGCGGCCGGCAAGAAAGTCGTCCTCGTGGGTGTCCGTCCGGAGTTCTTCGAGGACGCCAAGCTCGTCGAGGACCACAAGCGGTCCAACGGCTCCACGTTCAACGCGACGCTGACGCACACCGAGTGGCTCGGTAACGAGCAGTACGGGTACATCAACTTCGACCCGGCCCCCGAGATGCGCGAGTTGCTGAACAACCTCGCACGGGACATGGACGCCGACGAGCTGCGCCCGCAGGTGGTCGTCACCCTGGATGCCGCGAGCCGGATCCGCGGCGGACGTGAGGCGGAGCTCTGGCTGGACACCCGCAAGCTCCACCTGTTCGACGCCGAGACCGGTGAGAACCTGACACGCGACGCGGAGGCAGGCGCCGAGCTCACACGCCAGGCCGGCGAGGAGCGGGCCGAGGAGATCGAGATCGCCCAGCAGGCGGACGGACACGGGAACGGGAACGGCACCGGTTTCAGCAGCGGCACCTCCGGTCGGACGGGCGGCGCCCCGAACGCACAGGGTAACGGTGCCCCGGTCGACGCGGGCGCGAGCCGCTCCGGCGGCGCGACGGCGGCCGGCGGCAAGCACACCTCGGGCTGA